A genomic segment from Acyrthosiphon pisum isolate AL4f chromosome A3, pea_aphid_22Mar2018_4r6ur, whole genome shotgun sequence encodes:
- the LOC100167872 gene encoding sodium channel protein Nach, whose translation MNSWEAYQTNAISFVVETSSLEFQTTFPAVSVCEVNNVANIQKLANKLIVVPISFNNNIDIEFRIFGDNRNFNLDEIVKEITYFKGTSYYINEFCMTGQYNCPKSNFSKLAISVNSIFIQTRSTCDEVFLNCTWNNVRDFDCCKHFILTETELGICYTLTMENESSVCIYTVNFIALKYCNFNVRIYLYRPDSDDFIDMYSNRETGPSNLRIKLLSPSQVAAIYILPTLQTFRISQIVVLLHNYSTTVFIHSVVDVPYYNTISTDILQATMGIYKQFKFVIKDIENEDEVRFVGISQRRCRFPLENYLDVSSKYSYSSCIVNCRRQKQLEMCNCTSHLMPNSSMYGITIELSEQCDINGLVCLNTHYAELSVLKKKKSKRPGLECYCVPSCIEAEISVITVESFITNENESVIQLMMDRLPAERLKRNVVRGRLDVLVSLGGSVALFVGASILSFLEIIYYFIIRMRNVKMPNLKKPKTSKCELKMK comes from the exons ATGAATTCCTGGGAAGCGTATCAGACCAACGCTATTAGTTTCGTGGTGGAAACCAGCTCGTTGGAGTTTCAAACTACTTTTCCGGCGGTTAGTGTATGCGAAGTGAATAACGTCGCCAACATCCAGAAATTAGCCAACaa ACTGATTGTTGTACCTATTtcattcaacaataatattgatattgagTTTAGGATATTTGGAGACAATAGGAATTTCAATTTGGACGAGATTGTAAAAGAGATAACTTACTTCAAAGgaacttcatattatattaatgaattttgtaTGACTGGACAATATAATTGCCCCAAAAGTAATTTCAGTAAATTAGCAATTTCTGTGA attcaatttttattcagaCGAGAAGTACATGTGATGAAGTGTTTTTAAATTGCACTTGGAACAACGTTCGTGACTTTGATTGTTGCAAGCATTTTATTCTTACTGAAACCGAACTAGGCATTTGTTACACACTTACAATGGAAAATGAATCGTCAGTATGCATATATACGGTCAATTTCATAGCATTGaagtattgtaattttaatgtacggatttatttatataggccAGATTCTGATGATTTTATTGACATGTATTCCAACCGAGAGACGGGTCCGAGCAATTTACGCATAAAATTGTTATCGCCAAGTCAGGTGGCtgcaatttacattttaccaaCCCTACAAACTTTTCGCATAAGCCAAATTGTTGTACTACTACACAACTACAGTACtact gttTTTATTCACTCAGTAGTAGATGTAccatactataatacaataagtacaGATATTTTACAAGCCACAATGggcatttataaacaatttaagtttGTTATTAAAGATATTGAAAATGAAGACGAAGTCAGATTTGTTGGCATTTCACAACGCAG ATGCAGATTTCCATTAGAGAATTACCTTGATGTCAGTTCAAAATACAGTTATAGTTCTTGCATTGTAAACTGCCGCCGTCAAAAGCAACTAGAGATGTGTAATTGTACTTCTCATTTAATGCCTAACAGCAGTATG tatggaattaCTATAGAATTAAGTGAACAATGTGATATAAATGGACTTGTATGTTTAAATACACATTATGCTGAATTATCGGTGTTAAAAAAGAAGAAAAGTAAGCGACCAGGTTTAGAATGTTACTGTGTACCCTCATGTATTGAAGCTGAAATAAGTGTCATAACAGTTGAATCATTTAT aactAATGAAAACGAATcagttatacaattaatgatgGACCGATTACCAGCAGAGCGGCTTAAACGCAATGTTGTTAGAGGAAGATTAGATGTATTag TTTCATTAGGTGGTTCTGTCGCATTATTTGTTGGAGCAAGTATATTGAGCTTTTTggaaattatctattatttcattatacgTATGCGCAATGTTAAAatgccaaatttaaaaaaacccaaGACGTCAAAATGTGAACTAAAGATGAAATAA